The window accaagaaaatgagccatacctgaggtgttattcctatccacaagaaaacctgcataatcagcattagcataccctactagattgaaattactacctttagggtaccaaagatacagatcagtagtgcctttcaaatatatcagtatcctcttgacaacagtcaagtgagattcctttggattagcCTGAAAGCAAGCACAAAGTCCTACACTGAAAACTATGTCAGGTCTGctggcagtaagatacaaaagtgaaccaatcatacccctatataacttttgatcaacagatgaaccaggttcatctatgtctaatttagtggcagttgcaatgggggtgtctatttcctttgattcatccattttaaactttttgatcaactcttttgcatatttctgctgatggatcatggttccatttgggttttgtttgatctataagcctaagaaaaagttaagatcacctatcatactcatttcaaactcactccccattaatttggcaaaatccttacttagtttgtcagtgattgccccaaaaattatgtcatcaacatatatttgtgtcacaagaagatccttacctttttccctcaagaatagagtactgttaattttacctcttttgtagccatgttcaagcaggaatttggacaatcattcataccatgctctaggagcctgcttgagtccataaagagccttgtctaatttgtacacatatttaggacattccttgctctcaaaccctggaggttatTTAACAAACATttcttcttttaggtagccattcaggaaggcacttttgacataaatctgatgaagagtgaattccatatgtgctgcaaaggctatggGGAGCCTTATTGCCtccagtcttgcaactggagcaaaagtctcatcataatctataccctcctcttggctgtagccttggaccaccagtcttgccttgtttcttataactatttcatcttcatcaagcttgtttctaaagacccattttgtgccaattactgatctatccttgggtcttggaactggatgtcaaacttgacttctctcaaactgattgagttcatcttgcattgcatttacccaatctgcatcctgcaaagcctcaacaacatatttaggttcaataagagatagaaaaacatcaaaatcacaCAAATTCTTTAATTGTGTTCTAGTTTTAACTCCAGAGATTGGACCAGTAATTATGTTCttaatgggatgagaactttgatacttgtgaggtttcgcAACCAACTGACTTCTGCtcgatgtttctcccatgttctgttgctgaggaataTGTTCATGAACAGGTTCCTTTAGGGTATTGGTTTCGGttcctctttgatcagttccccctgtcaggttgccctgaatggaagaacctgttccatcacctgttccttcttttggtgccactttatCTTGAGCTGAGACTTCACTCAAAtcttttaccagcccaatagcttcatcttcatgttcttgtctctcagaaagaatgttagtttcatcaaacactacatgtacactttcttctacacacaaatttcttttattgaacactttatatgctttgctatgtgaagaatatcccaagaatactccctcatcacttctgggataaaacttacctagggagtcctttccattattgtgcacaaagcaattgcatccaaatgccctaagatgggatatatttggttttctccctttaagtaactcatagagaGTCTtttctacaagaggtctagtcatgcatctatttatgatataacatgcagtgtttacagcctctgcccagaagctattgggcagtttactagaaagaagcatagtcctagccttCAAGAGTCCTGttttttctttcaactactccattttgttgaggagtcctaggggtagagaagttatgatctataccatgctcatcacaaaattcagcaaacttagcattttcaaattcagttccatgatcatacctgattgatgcaagttgattacctagttgtttatgagtttttctaacaaaggcagtaaacatgtcaaatgcttcatccttagatgttaagaatagtacccaggtaaacctagaataatcatcaacaagtaccatcacatattttttaccacctattctcaatgttctcattggaccacagagatccatatgaaccagttccaacgtcctggttgtgcttaccattttcttgcttttaaaggaagatcttacctgcttcccccttgcacaggccTTACAAACTTTGTCTTacttgaacttaatgttaggtaaccctatcaccaaatccttggagactaatttgttgagttgattcggacttgcatgaccaagtcttttgtgccacaggaggggatcattgtccagcacactcaagcaagtgagttcattttctaagagagtggacaaatctacaatgtaaatattattaactctttttccctgcaaaaaaatcttgtcagtggtaagattaatcacaaagcatttggtagaggtaaatgctacaaggttacctctgtcacacagttgtgatacactaatTAGGCAATATTTTAAGCAATCTATCAAGTAGATATTCTCAATGGAGTgcgagtctgtcttacctaccttcccaaccccaataatctcacatttcttcccattttcaaaggagacattacctccttttaagttctcaagtgaaaggaactggttttTGCTtacagtcatatgttttgagcaaccactatccatgtacaATATTTGGCttcttcccttcacttggacctgcaaaaagaaatcaggggttagtcttaggaacccaaactagtttgggtccctttctatagacAAAAGGGtaaatcaaattccttttagcccaCCCAGACAACCTATTTTTCTTTTGAACaaaggttttgttcttttgactgaccttttcttttgcattgcattcatttttgtaatgaccaGTCTTACCAAagtgtgcagattttgttttcaggaagagtgaggtactttATTTTGGggtcccacttaggtgcttgtggcccataaccaagtcctcttttgttgcgATTGTGATATTCTTGTAGCCAGGATAGTGCATTAGAAgccttattccatttgcaagttctgtctagttcatgctttaccttccctaggtcttcttttaagactcttatctgctcatctttcctgtacaactcatccttcatttttcctaggttttcttctaaggtgagatgtgtgtgatcaactttcttcttacctgttcctaatttcagttttaaattttcagacctaagttctaggacactagtgtcaagttcaagaacctggttcttcaactcagcatttttTCTGTCACTCTCATTTGCCCtagattctagatttttgcacttggcttttaagaTCACACACTCCCTAGACAGCTCTTCCTTCTTattgttaattatctcagactcatTGATGAAGTCCAGCAATAGttcagacaacctttctttagacaaaaatttaatcttatctttgagatgaagcacacttacctcttgttcatcatctgattctccgatggccataagtgcttattaatctccagcttcatcttctgaatcctcatctgatgtttcttCCCAAACAGCAATCATAGCCTTTGTtgattctttgttccttttgggttgaacctgttccttcttcctgttcctatgttcagccctttccttcttccattcaatttcccactgaggatagttcttgatcatgtgatcagtcttgccacatttgtagcaaccatCGTTGGTCTATTTCTCAGAAGCCCTTgatttgttgaaggttgtacctcttgaataaccctttcctctcattaggtaccttttaaaatcccttgtgatcatgaccatttcatcatcctccagatctgcaccttcagctattctgagagccagactCCTTTCCCTTTTTGGGTGCATCccttttcatggtttgccttctcagttcataggcagtgaggtttccaatcagttcatccaacttgagagtagcaatgttctttgattcctgaatagcagtgattttgctttcccaagtcactggtaagaccattgtcaagattttctcaaccttgtcttcttcaaggataattttcccaagagatttaagttcatttgttagtgttgtgaaccttgtgtacatcttctggatagtttctccttccttcatagtgaaattctcatattgagaatatagcagtgttcctTTTGATCTCTTTACTTAGGAGTtacttcatgagccacttgtaaagtgtcccatatctccttagcagtggtacaactttgaatcctgctgtactcgtctggacccagTACGCACACAAGCCATTTtttggccttggcattcttttccGATTTCTTCAAGTCTTCAGTAGTGCAGTCatctcttgtctttggcacatccactccttcagcattcttctttgtagtcgCTAGGGGACCATCAATGAATATATcctagagttcatagtcttctcctatgatatgatctctcatcctgttcttccaccaagaatagtattgatcattaaagagtggaggcctagcagtagATTGTCCTTCCTAGTTTCcaagtggtgcactcatcttgatcttttcctaaggtgttaacctcttcaaggataacccgctccgataccaattgatgttttaaaaTCAAGTAGCCATGTCAATACCATGTCATTACACCTTGCCCAAGTCTTTTGAAGTCCAGAATCACTTGTGGAATAGTGAGAGTTTCATCAATAAAACCCAGtttattttttgaagataaagcaATTACTATAGCTCTTCTCCATCCACCATAGCTTCTTCCATAAAAAATTGACATAAGATTAATCCGTAGAATAATTCTATCTACTATGCATATTATCTCTTTGTATCTTCTGGGTTCTTAGAATGGGCCAATGGAATCACTGAAGCTTTGAGGCCCATTTGTTGTAAAACTAAGTCCAAAACAAAAGAAGCCCGTTTAGAATTGAGTCCAAATATCTAACCCATTCTTGTCTCTCTTATTCATTAAGATATACACCCTTCTCaaacataaattaaaacataagCAAACCTAGCCGACTTTGTCTCTCTTATTTCTTTTCATACTTTCATCGGAGAATTCGAGAAGAGCTTCATCTTCATTTCTAACACCAACATTCTCTTTGGTATCGGTACGATTCgattaattttcggtattttttttaatatcatgtaaaaatcactaATAGAATTAGAATGCAATAATATACATaattttataggacttagcaacaCATTACCAGAATATAGATCCATTAACTATTCTACAGTACCGTAAAAGAAACTAAGCTAAGACAAAGAAATTATCACACGAGTGGTAAGATACTAACCAAACCGGGACtaaagaataaagtctatagaagattaaatattcaaaaagataaatccaaattatacgaaaggaaacatgttcaatacattgtagtttgctattcataatcgctagaataccatgtgtcttgctagtgaaaatgctgaaaataatttaattttaataggagtgTCATAATAGGCTTGAGAATTAggatttgagtttaattacttgttgacttgcaacagttttcatatttccaaggcccaaggaaaaatttaatactttattattattaaacttaatatataaatatatttttcatatataaatttattcggtatgagttggtattttttttggtttatttttctaaaattaaaaacttaccctaattatcggtacgattataaatttataaaaaacacctatagttttaattttaaaaaaaaaactaaaaatcagTTCAGATGGTACGATTCAGTTGATTTAGtcgatttttaaatatccattgacagcCCTAGATAGCCCTATTGTATCTCATATAACATAAACCAAGAATTCTACTTAGATTTAAAGAAGCGcagcccgatgcactaagctcctACTATGCGTAGGGTTCGGGGAAGGACTGGACTACAAGGGTCTATTATACACAATCTTACTATATATTTTAGCAAGAGATTGTTTCaacagctcgaacccgtgacctccttgTCAGAACCAAGTGAAATATCAGTGCTACTTTAGATGAGGGTACACAATATCTTTTTGTAGATTTCCACAGGTTTACTAAATAAGAAACAATTGTAGTTCGGCTGAAAAATGAAAGCAACTAAAGGACAgaaattaggattagaagcatgTTATAACTTGTAAATTTCTAGTCAAGACAATTTCAATGAAATATCAATCTTTATTTAGTTATCCCCAAAACCCTATGTTCCCCGGGGCGAAGCTATACTCTGGTAACAGTGATCAACTGATCATCATTCGTCAAAAAATTACACTGTGCATATagataaaatattagattttaaaggtatataatatatattgaacACCTTTTATCGataattttttttacttctttcaaatttgaacacTACTAAAAGTGTTTTGGCATTAATAGACAAATGGATTTCATCGGTGGCTATCGATGTTTTTGAGGAACTAATACAAAAACATAGAGGTAATGACAGACACGTTCAGCTAAGTAttattttccaaagttttactgATTAGAAAATTAATTAGCTCATATGTTTCAAAAGTGAGGTCAAGCCAATAGCTTATTGACATAAAGAAAGCAACCTTTTTATTGAATCAACCAAAAAGACGGCCAACCCCTCTTTGTATTCTTTCACATTACAAGTTTCATGATGGATCCAAAACGATGAAAATGAGGTTTTGGATTAGCAAAATAATGCTTAAATATATGTAATCTAACGCTAAATCAACTCACTTTGACAACGACGTTTGCTGTAAATTTAAAAAGATATATTCTTTAGACAAATTCGACATATATAAGCAAGAAGCTTTCCGATGGGGATGTGCAATACCTTCTCACATTTCATTTTCACTATTTATTCATCTCCTTAAAAACGGTACCTAAGGTGGAATAATATTGATTTTTTATTAAAACTAGATTAGTTGCCCGTGCAAACGGAGAAATACTTTTGCTTTTGCTTGCTTGAATATAGTTGGTGGTAAATGCTGGGACACATTTGATTCCAAGCAACGTAACCTTGTCTTGCTTATATTATGGCATCAGGAcagaatatttttatatttttaaagctgCTAAAAATAACTGCTAGAATATTAATTCGGCACAACTGGAAAGCTAAAGTAACTTTACAAGCTATGATTTGGTAACAAAAATGCACATTGCAAATTAACACAATTAAAAGGTTTAAATAACCAAACAATCCCGGCGTGCATTTGCACCAGACCACACAAATGTGAAAAAATGTGCATAAAAATTAATAATCTGTAAATATTAACATATTGtagacatataaaatttattgggtcTAATCCATACAAAAATTGGATTAAATTCAATtggtttaaataattaatttggactCTACAAGTTAAATTagtctattttattattttcaagccCAAGATCCATTTCATCTTAAGGCTCAAACTCATGCCATGTGTCAAGTGACATGACATATCTAGTCAAACTGGAAGCCAAAAAGATGACGCCACGTGTTAAATGGTATGACAATCCAAGTAAAAAAACAAGAACCAACCACAGGTCACCAAGTGGCTAAAATGACATGAGCCAATCAGAATCAAGCAAGAGAGTTCATATATAGCTGGATTGTCCATcctctacaactataaatagaggggttaaTAACTCTCAGGGGACATTAAGAGTTGGAGAAGAACATTTCACAATTGGTGAAGACATCCACAAACAGAGAGATCAATCATCAAGTGCAACTACAAAAAAATAGTCAAATTGCGGCAGTCATTTTTACAAATTGCAGCAGTCGGTAACTACCGCAATTTGTTGTTGCAGCGGATCACAAAACTCCTGCAAGAAGGCTCGCCGCAATCAATTTAAAGTAGTTCTGCCGCGACCGCTACTGCGACTGCCATAATTAATTAGTGGGAGTTAATTTGCGGCAGTTCAACCCCCgtaaattgttaaaaaaattatatttttttacaaGTTCCGGCAGTCTGAACCTATGCAACATAGGAAATCATTATTTAGCAATACAAAAATTACGGCGGTCAAAACCCATGCAATTCATTGAACGTAttaatttcttttactgtatttTTTACAATTATTGAACTTTGAATATTATCTACTAATGAACCTTTCCACACCATAATCTAACCAAAAAAGATATAATATAACACTTAGAAACTAAACTTTGAATATAATATAACATTTAGAAATATCAACAACATAGTTAGCATCACAAAAGTATTACTTTCATATATAAATGATGGGGCCACAAAAATGCTCCCATGGCAAAAATTCCTAAACAACTCAAAGCAGATTCAACAATGTTTCTAGTTGCATACAGTAGCGTCGGAAGAGCTGTCGCCGATATAGCAATCTGCCTCTATATTTAGTTGCTCGAAACGAACTTAGTTTTCAAACTAAATTTTAACATAAAACATTCACCCTAGCCATTCTAACATTCCCTCCAATCACATAATTACATTGTCATAATCAATTATCTAATTCAATTATAAAAAACTTCAATTGTTGTCACTTGAATTACTGCCATCAGATGATCTTCTTGCGCCCGTGGGTGATAGGGATCCACTAGATGCATCTCTAGGCtgcaaacaaaataaaacaataagATCCTTTAAATGCTAATTATAACTTAAGCTATTTCTTAAATAAAAATTTGAACCAATTCCATCCTTTATTCTGTAGTCAAAATTTTAACACACATGAAACTAGGAATTCAGCAGTACATTTAAACAGTTGGAAAATTAGTTTATCAGGGAAGCTCAAATAGCAGCTCTTTCCTGTTTAAAAGGTGCCCTCGGGTCTTCGTTCTTGAGACATTGTCAAAAGCTACAAGTGTGTAAGAGATCAACAATTTTATTTGTTTTCACTATACTATTTTGACCTCATAGCACATCGTTGATGCAGGATAGGACATAAACATATGATTGTCCAGCCAAACAAGAATGACAACAGAAGTACTCTGAGCATATTCTGGAATGCTGCATCCAGCAGAAAAATCATGCTCAAGTTCATCATGTAAACAAGCAAATATGGATTTTACAGAGTGCCAAAACCACTAGAACGGACAAGGAAAGCACGTGTCTTTTGACACCAGGTCAGCTAATATCAGTTGATGCAGCTCCTGATGCAGATAATAtcagttgaaaaaaaaaatcacaagttTATTTACCGTTGTAGGAGGAGAAGCAAAGAACTCCGCAAATTGCTCCGGTATTGTCCCTTCTTTCATTATCATATATGCCTTGAAAGCATTCATCATTTGTTTGTAGTTCTCTTGGCTTTGGTTGTGAGCATTCAACAATTTATTGTAGTTCTCTTGGCAATGGTTCAAACATGAAGCATCACTACTTGAAGCATTCATACCACCAAAACGAGGTCTTGCATGTTTAAAAACTTTGCTAAGGACAACTCCTAATCCTAAGGACCTTACCCTTTCAGAGTGCTCTTTTCCTAGCACTTTACCAACAGCATCATTCGGCGAAACTTCAGACTCATCCACCGTGCTTTGGCACAAAACAAgctcaattttttcctatatattgtTTGTCACAGCATTAATAAGTAACTAAATGCACACCAAGACAAGCAAAAAAGAGATAGCTGCTGAAATGCATCAAGCCAGATACTTTAAAAGTATAAATACACCTTAAAGTTTCACCTTTACACCTACATTCCTTTCATACCTTGTCTTGCTCCTCTATAAATCTTAATGTTACAAACTTTGAGCTATCATTTATCCCATTGCGGGTTAGTTCTCTTGGCCTAATAACAAGAAAACTgacctttaatttttttttaatcaaaactccTGCACAATGGAGAGTTATGCTACATGTTCAAACCAGTACTCTTCACACATAGGAGTAGCAATGATTTTAGCACTTGTTTCAGCTGTTGTGTTATCGCCATTGTACGTAGAACGACGAAACAAAGAGAGCAGTTATTACGAGACAAGATGGAGCTCCAGGGGAATTGTATTGCCTGTGTTACTAGCTGGATTAATAGTTGCAATTAAAACCACTTCATCATCAGGACAAAGAGATACTGTTGTTTCCAAGAAAAAGCAGATAATATTTCaaacaagaaaggaagaaacaaattGTAGACTTATTTGACATTACAACCCATTGATAAATATCAAAAAAGATACATAACTATTCTGGAACAAGCTGAAACTAATAGTGAATCAGACAGATACATATATTAGATTTCATACCCCAAAAAGGAATAACCTTCAACAATCACAAAGATAAAGAAGAAACTTACACATATCTCCTTTGCCGCCTCATTCACATATGTTCCATCTTGTTTCTTATGAGTATCAAGATAAAGCTGTGCACGTCGAGGCCTTCGTCCAGTCTCAGCCATctataaataaaataaccaaCAGAATGACTTAACTGGAATAGTTACATAAGTTAGTTTAATAATTAAAGTAAAATGACATGAATTAACATCTTTCACCATTTCAGCCCTTCTTCTGGAGTTAGGTTTGGAGCCACATGTATGTGTAAATGTTTGTTTCTTTCGAATTTCAGTATTCCTTCTGCACATTTccttacaaaaaaaatacttgAAAGTCAATCACACAAATAACTAAATATAATCAAACATACAAGTTGAAGTAATTAAATAAATACCAAAGTTGTTTCTTTAAAACGGTAATCAACAAATGAAGTCCACTGATCCCGTGGAATCCCAGCCGGAATATTTTCCATAATCTGAGCTTTACTTTTGTGTGGATCATAGAATGCTCTCCACAAGTTTAGCCTATTCGCGCTCCACTTTTTCCAAATAGAATTATAAACATAACGCCGTGCAACTAACTCGACTGTCTTAAAACAAAACCGTTTCTTctagaataaaatattggttaGCTTATCTGCTACATGCAAATATGAAGTCCAACAATAAAATAGACATGTAGCAGAAACAATAAAAGTTTATACCTTTACAATTCGATCAAATACATGGTCAAAGTATGATATAGGTAAATCTGGCCATTTCTCAAAGTGAATTGGAAATAAGGCGCAATCAGTTGCTAAAATTCCACAAAAAGCCAGCAGTAAGGCCTTGTGCTTCTCCAAATGGTTTGTCCAGGTAATCAAATTCAAGCACGATACGTTCTTCACCAGATAAATTTAGAACATCCCTAACTTTCACTTTGAGCCTCTTCCTATTTTCTTCTGAATCTTTAATAAAAAAAAGCCAAGAGAAAAAAGGTTACTAAACTTCAACAGTTACTAAACTTCAGCAGTTATCATTATGTCTTTAACCCAAACATGCTTTGTTCCTTCTTTAGTTGTATATTGCAGCCTTTAACTTTATGCTGATAAGATCTCTAGTTGGAGGttctttcctatttttctttctatGTCAACTTAGTATTTCATTCCATCATCAGTAATTTTGCTAAATTTTTATTACCCTTTtcacagccataaaactagacaAATGAAAACCTCTAAACCTGACTCTATTTTACTTAGAATAATAAAAAAGAATCACACAACTTTTTCCATAAGATAAACCATCTTATAATATAGACATCAGAAAAAATAGCTCAAGCATTCTTCATTAAGAAAAAATAGCTCAACCATTCTAAACCGAACTCTATTTCTACTGATTGCTCTATTTTCTGCCATACACAATCTTTCTAATGCCAAAGCATTCTTCATTATCACTAAGTAGCTCAaatttgatacttaaaaaatAAACCAGCAGCATTTTGGGGACTTTTAGCAGagagggagaagaagaagaagaagaggaaaaaataaaataaaattaaaaaataaaccagCAGCAATTTGGGAACTTTTAGTCTGGATGGTGCAGGGTGTGATGCGACCTGAACTGATGAAGTTGGTTGTGATACGGCCTGAAAGGACGAAACCGATTGTGATGCGGTTTGAAAGGACGAATTCAGCTGTGATGCAGACTGAAAGGACGAAGTCGGCTGTGATGCAGACTGAAAGGACGAAGTCGGCTGTGATGCGACTTGAACCAACGGAGCCAATTGTGATGTGGCCTGAACTGACGAACCAAGCTGTGATGTGGCCTAAACCGATGAAGCTGGCTTTTTTGTTGCCTGAACTGACGAACCGAACTGTGATGGAACCGACGAAGCCGGCTTTGTTGTTGCTTGAACTGACGGGGCTGGTTGTATCTTCCCAATACAACATGCAGTCATTCGGACAAGCATGGATCTTAACATAATCAAGACACAATTATTGATGGTATTTTTGGCCTCATAAAAAGATACAGGGATTTTTGCAAATTTAAATGCATCCCTAAGTAGATCTAGTATCATAGTCATTCCCTTGTCACTTAGCCCAGACAAACACTTTATGTGATATAACTTTAACAAAAACTCTAACTTTGAGTACTTGGACACTTCGTACAGTTCTTGATTTCCATCTCTAAGCAAGTCAAAAAAGTCTTTGTTGTATGAAGCTGGCATTTCGTTTAACATTTCTTCTTCTCCCACTACTTGTGATGGACCTACATCAATGCTCTCATGTCTTAACCCCCCAAATGCTTCATTAATCAATAATTCTATAGGATTTTCAGGAGG is drawn from Nicotiana tabacum cultivar K326 chromosome 22, ASM71507v2, whole genome shotgun sequence and contains these coding sequences:
- the LOC107787809 gene encoding uncharacterized protein LOC107787809, giving the protein MENIPAGIPRDQWTSFVDYRFKETTLEMCRRNTEIRKKQTFTHTCGSKPNSRRRAEMMAETGRRPRRAQLYLDTHKKQDGTYVNEAAKEICEKIELVLCQSTVDESEVSPNDAVGKVLGKEHSERVRSLGLGVVLSKVFKHARPRFGGMNASSSDASCLNHCQENYNKLLNAHNQSQENYKQMMNAFKAYMIMKEGTIPEQFAEFFASPPTTPRDASSGSLSPTGARRSSDGSNSSDNN